CCGGCCGTAGCGCGAGGCCGCCAGCTTGTGGATGTCGATGGTGGCGTAGTAGCGGGCGCAGCCGGGGCCGTCGGCCGGCGGCGCGACGCCGAGGCCCCGGTAGAGCGCGGCGTAGCGTTCGGCCAGGAGCCCCTGGGCCTCCTTTTTATAGCGCGCCCCGGCGTCAAGCAGTTCGGCCAGGGAGAAAAAGACCATCATGGCCTGCTGGGGCGTGGACAGGCCGGCGGTGTGGTTTAGGGCCACGGCCCGGCTGTCGGCCACCAGTCGGTCGATGAGCCGCAAGCCGTCCGGATCGGTGGTGATGGAGGCGTAGCGTTGCCGCAGGGCCTTGCGCCTGGCTTCGGGCTGGGCGGCGATCATGGGGTCGAGGGCGTTGTCCCGGGCGATGCCGATGACCCCGAGCCGCCAGCCGGTGCAACCGAAATACTTGGAGTAGGAATAGACCAGGATGGTGTTTCGGGGAGCCAGGGCGGCCAGGGAGGTAAACCCGTCGACAAAGGAACCGTAGACGTCGTCGGTGAGGATCACGAGGTCCTTGCGACGGGTGGCCACGAGGTCGGCGATGCGCTCCAGGGACTCCCTTGAAAGGCTGACCGAGGGCGGGTTGGACGGGTTGACCAGGAAAAACGCCTTGACCGCCGGATCGGCCAGCTTTTCCAGTTCGGCTTCCGGGAACTGCCAGCCGAGGTTTTCGTCCATGGCGACGCGCACGCTGGTCAGGGCGTAGTCGGCCAGGGGCGGAATCTCGAGGTAGGGGGAAAAGATGGGCGTGGCGATGGCCAGGGTGTCGCCGGGCGTGA
This window of the Solidesulfovibrio fructosivorans JJ] genome carries:
- a CDS encoding bifunctional aspartate transaminase/aspartate 4-decarboxylase, with the protein product MAADRVAEEKRYEHLSPFELKNKLADLAKTNHEKMMINAGRGNPNWIATAPREAYFLFGGFALEEGRRVMTRPGMAGVPERGGCGKRLLAYCDANADKPGARFLADACRFATDRLGLDGDAFAYEMADAILGDHYPSPDRALPLTEKIVRAYLDTVLFDGRPPAGGMDLFLTEGGTAAISYLFNTLKENGLLTPGDTLAIATPIFSPYLEIPPLADYALTSVRVAMDENLGWQFPEAELEKLADPAVKAFFLVNPSNPPSVSLSRESLERIADLVATRRKDLVILTDDVYGSFVDGFTSLAALAPRNTILVYSYSKYFGCTGWRLGVIGIARDNALDPMIAAQPEARRKALRQRYASITTDPDGLRLIDRLVADSRAVALNHTAGLSTPQQAMMVFFSLAELLDAGARYKKEAQGLLAERYAALYRGLGVAPPADGPGCARYYATIDIHKLAASRYGRDFDDWLRETHEPIDFVWRLAREKDVVLMDGGGFAGPTMSVRVSQANLDTPQYERIGQAVSELLEDYKREWDAR